One genomic region from Paroceanicella profunda encodes:
- a CDS encoding SPFH domain-containing protein, whose protein sequence is MLAENLAVLILAGGAVLALAASMIVITRERHVRMIETFGRFSSVRKAGLSFKLPWPIQHATANFSTKLREIGEEVEVKSSDNAFVVVPIRVQYRVKQGAERDAYYLLEYPADQIRSYVVNQVRSSASSQPFDALFRSRDFFETEIEATLTERMSGFGYHIENVLVDDPQPSAELRAAFDRVISSERLREAATNEGEAERIRMVARANADGEALQIKGEAYARFRKTVAEGNAEALKLFSGETGLGPEAGLQFFISINEMEAVTAAAEAGGKVVFVTGSAASAGGATMGMLAGAEEAPPRPAGPPPRPWDGTPER, encoded by the coding sequence ATGCTCGCCGAAAACCTCGCCGTCCTGATCCTCGCGGGGGGCGCCGTGCTGGCCCTCGCCGCATCGATGATCGTCATCACCCGGGAGCGGCACGTGCGCATGATCGAGACATTCGGCAGGTTCTCCAGCGTGCGGAAGGCCGGCCTCTCGTTCAAGCTGCCCTGGCCGATCCAGCACGCCACGGCGAATTTCTCCACCAAGCTGCGCGAGATCGGCGAGGAGGTGGAGGTGAAGAGCTCCGACAACGCCTTCGTCGTGGTGCCCATCCGGGTGCAGTACCGGGTGAAGCAGGGCGCGGAACGCGACGCCTACTACCTGCTGGAATACCCCGCCGACCAGATCCGCTCCTACGTGGTCAACCAGGTGCGCTCCTCGGCCTCCTCGCAGCCCTTCGACGCGCTGTTCCGCTCGCGCGACTTCTTCGAGACCGAGATCGAGGCGACCCTGACCGAGCGGATGTCCGGCTTCGGCTATCATATCGAGAACGTGCTGGTGGACGACCCGCAGCCCTCCGCGGAGCTGCGCGCGGCCTTCGACCGGGTGATCTCCTCCGAACGGCTGCGCGAGGCGGCGACCAATGAAGGCGAGGCGGAGCGCATCCGCATGGTCGCCCGCGCCAATGCCGACGGCGAGGCGCTGCAGATCAAGGGCGAGGCCTACGCCCGCTTCCGCAAGACGGTGGCCGAGGGCAATGCCGAGGCGCTGAAGCTGTTCAGCGGCGAGACCGGGCTGGGGCCGGAAGCCGGGCTGCAGTTCTTCATCTCGATCAACGAGATGGAAGCGGTGACCGCCGCCGCCGAGGCCGGCGGCAAGGTGGTGTTCGTGACCGGCTCCGCCGCCTCGGCCGGCGGGGCGACAATGGGGATGCTGGCCGGAGCGGAGGAGGCGCCGCCGCGCCCCGCCGGTCCGCCGCCGCGGCCCTGGGACGGCACGCCGGAGCGCTGA
- a CDS encoding calcium-binding protein, with translation MARGITLVGGSRNDTLVGGNDDDSIWGWGGNDVLTGKQGDDILVAGFGNDILFGGAGDDLLYGDAGLDTIYGGDGDDVLLGGPGGDALYGDAGNDIFVGYETYGVGPNTIDGGAGFDVLSWQDAVESLAFRVDLGAGLLSSARAPATASPASRRWSARSETTCSSAAPISASSTAAAATATSTPTRSAAPTTTPTRRTSPP, from the coding sequence ATGGCGCGTGGCATCACACTTGTCGGCGGAAGCCGGAACGATACGCTGGTCGGCGGAAATGACGACGACAGCATCTGGGGCTGGGGGGGAAACGACGTTCTCACCGGCAAGCAAGGCGACGACATCCTCGTCGCCGGCTTCGGAAACGACATCCTGTTCGGCGGGGCCGGGGATGACCTGCTGTACGGCGATGCAGGGCTGGACACGATCTACGGAGGCGACGGCGATGACGTGCTCCTCGGCGGCCCGGGCGGCGATGCGCTCTACGGCGATGCCGGAAACGATATCTTCGTCGGCTACGAAACATACGGGGTCGGCCCGAACACCATCGACGGCGGGGCAGGCTTCGACGTGCTCTCCTGGCAGGACGCCGTGGAAAGCCTCGCCTTCCGGGTCGATCTCGGGGCCGGCCTGCTCTCATCGGCCCGCGCACCCGCGACAGCTTCACCGGCATCGAGGCGGTGGTCGGCACGTTCGGAGACGACGTGTTCATCGGCGGCACCGATCTCAGCGTCTTCTACGGCGGCGGCGGCGACAGCTACTTCTACGCCGACGAGGAGCGCAGCCCCTACCACGACCCCGACACGGCGGACTTCTCCGCCGTAA
- a CDS encoding mechanosensitive ion channel family protein, whose translation MKFLHGVVLVVLVGLWAALAAAGAATAQQGGAPDAAGGYRALGPTTSADTPAPGTAPAPRPQGGAQGAPPAALAPAQAGGGAGLPAADGGALRSSSLEAYGRISGSDAGAMIDVASERVDVFRQRAERVLSAAPGAGSEILRAIRSAAPGGDPLFFVAVAVFIAILLIIGRAVTSLYAAYVARPIMVSVQRPDPDGIVEKLPVLALRLGLTLVALLITLMVTIGLGVFFFDRQHVTLRTALVLLGSYAVIVAVDTTWRMIVSPYLPRYRIPRLSDAQAIRMYYWLSGVTWVVVGLTGIQLWLELVGVSAEALSLVRVSFGVISTLVLIVMLVSNRDAVSEAILAGRPRREAAWLVVIASRLWAPAAVLYLVFSWAMASYREVMGLPGVPGIVSGFWVFLISLIVYAIIMFAVERVFVHTRRVARINRAAAEARRAAAAREAEDTATAAWEGDESDMDGDGDEEGGGTVLHRPFPEEVVPGPRHGLNSFEDLARRAASLLALGISAWLLVRLWVGPEIMDEGSFWNLTGDIIDTVFLGYVFFHAVRIWMDRRIREEGVYDMPAEPGDEGGAAGAVSRLGTLLPLVRSFVLITVFAAVALIVAAQLGVNVAPLFAGAGVVGLAIGFGSQTLVRDILSGMFFLLDDAFRKGEYIDVGEVKGTVEKISLRSFQLRHHLGALNTIPFGEIRHLTNYSRDWVMMKLPLRLTYDTDVDKLRKVIKKLGQELLEHPLEGRKFVQPLKSQGVYMMEDSAMIVRVKFMTRPGDQWTTRKLVYQRIREVFAENGIKFAHREVTVHIPDRVGDRVLTDAEKQAAAAGARRVIDPEDPDSSASLAEAR comes from the coding sequence ATGAAGTTCCTGCACGGGGTGGTCCTTGTGGTGCTGGTGGGCCTGTGGGCGGCGCTGGCGGCAGCCGGCGCGGCAACGGCGCAGCAGGGCGGGGCCCCCGATGCGGCCGGGGGGTATCGCGCGCTCGGCCCGACCACCTCCGCGGACACGCCTGCCCCGGGCACCGCCCCCGCGCCGCGGCCGCAGGGTGGGGCGCAGGGCGCCCCGCCGGCCGCGCTTGCCCCCGCGCAGGCCGGGGGAGGCGCGGGCCTGCCGGCGGCGGACGGGGGCGCCCTGCGCTCCTCCTCGCTGGAGGCCTATGGCCGGATCAGCGGCAGCGATGCCGGCGCGATGATCGACGTGGCGTCCGAGCGGGTGGACGTGTTCCGCCAGCGCGCGGAGCGGGTGCTCTCCGCGGCGCCCGGGGCCGGCAGCGAGATCCTGCGCGCCATCCGCTCCGCCGCGCCGGGCGGCGACCCGCTGTTCTTCGTCGCCGTGGCGGTGTTCATCGCCATCCTGCTGATCATCGGACGCGCGGTCACCTCCCTCTATGCCGCCTACGTGGCCCGCCCGATCATGGTGAGCGTGCAACGGCCGGACCCGGACGGCATCGTGGAGAAGCTGCCGGTGCTGGCGCTGCGGCTCGGGCTCACGCTGGTGGCGCTGCTCATCACCCTGATGGTGACGATCGGGCTCGGCGTGTTCTTCTTCGACCGGCAGCATGTCACCTTGCGCACCGCGCTGGTGCTGCTCGGCTCCTACGCGGTGATCGTGGCGGTGGACACCACCTGGCGGATGATCGTCTCGCCCTACCTGCCGCGGTACCGCATTCCCCGGCTCTCCGACGCGCAGGCCATCCGGATGTACTACTGGCTGTCGGGCGTCACCTGGGTGGTGGTGGGGCTCACCGGCATCCAGCTCTGGCTCGAGCTGGTGGGGGTGAGCGCGGAGGCGCTGAGCCTGGTGCGGGTGAGCTTCGGGGTGATCAGCACCCTGGTGCTGATCGTGATGCTGGTGAGCAACCGCGACGCGGTGTCGGAGGCCATCCTCGCCGGCCGGCCGCGGCGGGAAGCCGCCTGGCTGGTGGTCATCGCCTCACGGCTCTGGGCGCCGGCGGCGGTGCTCTACCTCGTGTTCTCCTGGGCGATGGCGAGTTACCGCGAGGTGATGGGCCTGCCGGGCGTGCCGGGCATCGTCTCCGGCTTCTGGGTGTTCCTGATCTCGCTCATCGTCTACGCGATCATCATGTTCGCGGTGGAGCGGGTCTTCGTGCACACCCGCCGCGTCGCGCGCATCAACCGTGCCGCCGCGGAGGCGCGCCGGGCCGCCGCCGCGCGCGAGGCCGAGGACACGGCCACCGCCGCCTGGGAGGGCGACGAGAGCGACATGGACGGCGACGGCGACGAGGAGGGCGGCGGCACGGTGCTGCACCGCCCGTTCCCCGAGGAGGTCGTGCCGGGCCCGCGCCACGGGCTGAACAGCTTCGAGGACCTCGCCCGCCGGGCGGCCTCGCTGCTCGCGCTCGGCATCTCCGCCTGGCTGCTGGTGCGGCTGTGGGTGGGCCCGGAGATCATGGACGAGGGGTCGTTCTGGAACCTTACCGGGGACATCATCGACACCGTCTTCCTCGGCTACGTGTTCTTTCACGCCGTGCGCATCTGGATGGACAGGCGGATCCGCGAGGAGGGCGTCTACGACATGCCCGCGGAGCCGGGCGACGAAGGCGGGGCCGCGGGCGCCGTCAGCCGGCTCGGCACGCTGCTGCCGCTGGTGCGCAGCTTCGTGCTGATCACCGTCTTCGCCGCCGTGGCGCTGATCGTGGCGGCACAGCTCGGGGTGAACGTGGCGCCGCTCTTCGCCGGTGCCGGCGTGGTGGGCCTTGCCATCGGCTTCGGCAGCCAGACGCTGGTGCGCGACATCCTCTCGGGCATGTTCTTCCTGCTCGACGACGCCTTCCGCAAGGGCGAGTACATCGACGTGGGCGAGGTGAAGGGCACGGTGGAGAAGATCTCGCTCCGCTCCTTCCAGCTGCGCCACCACCTGGGCGCGCTCAACACCATCCCCTTCGGCGAGATCCGCCACCTCACCAACTACTCGCGCGACTGGGTGATGATGAAACTGCCGCTGCGCCTGACCTATGACACCGACGTGGACAAGCTGCGCAAGGTGATCAAGAAACTGGGCCAGGAGCTGCTGGAGCATCCGCTGGAGGGCCGCAAGTTCGTGCAGCCGCTCAAGAGCCAGGGCGTCTACATGATGGAGGACAGCGCGATGATCGTGCGGGTGAAGTTCATGACCCGCCCGGGCGACCAGTGGACCACGCGCAAGCTGGTCTACCAGCGTATCCGCGAGGTGTTCGCCGAAAACGGCATCAAGTTCGCCCACCGCGAGGTGACCGTTCACATCCCCGACCGGGTGGGAGACCGGGTTCTCACCGATGCGGAGAAGCAGGCCGCCGCCGCCGGCGCCCGCCGTGTGATCGACCCGGAGGACCCCGACAGCAGCGCCTCCCTGGCCGAGGCGCGCTGA
- a CDS encoding bifunctional sulfate adenylyltransferase/adenylylsulfate kinase, translating to MTTPNVAPIPELYVSYDSAAKLKLEAAELFSIDLTPRQLCDLELLMNGGFYPLKGFLSEADYNGVVENMRLADGSLWPMPITLDVSEELAAKVEPGQDVALRDQEGVILAIMSISDKWEPNKALEAEKVFGADDVAHPAVNYLHNTAGKIYLGGPITGIQQPIHYDFRARRDTPNELRAYFRKMGWRKIVAFQTRNPLHRAHQELTFRAAKDAQANLLIHPVVGMTKAGDIDHFTRVRCYEAVLDKYPAATTHMSLLNLAMRMAGPREAVWHGLIRRNHGCTHIIVGRDHAGPGKNSAGEDFYGPYEAQELFRAHQSEIGCEMVDFKQMVYVQERAQYEPADEIEEGVTVLNISGTELRRRLVEGLEIPEWFSFPEVVTELRKTKPPRAQQGFTVFLTGLSGSGKSTIANALMVKLMEMGGRPVTLLDGDVVRKHLSSELGFSKEHRDINIKRIGYVASEITKNGGIAICAPIAPYTATRRAVREMIEAYGAFVETYVATTLEECEKRDRKGLYKLAREGKIKEFTGISDPYEEPQKPELRIDTQGTDVDFCAQQVILKLEQMGLIGSER from the coding sequence ATGACCACGCCGAATGTAGCGCCGATCCCGGAGCTGTATGTGTCCTACGACAGCGCCGCAAAGCTGAAGCTGGAAGCTGCGGAGCTTTTCTCCATCGACCTTACTCCGCGCCAGCTCTGCGATCTTGAGCTGCTGATGAACGGCGGGTTCTACCCCCTCAAGGGCTTCCTTTCCGAGGCGGATTACAACGGCGTGGTCGAGAACATGCGCCTGGCGGACGGCTCGCTCTGGCCGATGCCGATCACGCTGGACGTGTCCGAGGAACTGGCGGCCAAGGTCGAGCCCGGCCAGGACGTGGCCCTGCGCGACCAGGAAGGCGTGATCCTCGCGATCATGTCGATCTCCGACAAGTGGGAGCCGAACAAGGCCCTCGAGGCCGAGAAGGTCTTCGGCGCCGACGATGTCGCCCACCCGGCGGTGAACTACCTGCACAACACCGCAGGCAAGATCTACCTCGGCGGCCCGATCACCGGCATCCAGCAGCCGATCCACTACGATTTCCGCGCCCGCCGCGACACGCCCAACGAGCTGCGCGCCTATTTCCGCAAGATGGGCTGGCGCAAGATCGTCGCCTTCCAGACCCGCAACCCGCTGCACCGCGCGCACCAGGAACTCACCTTCCGCGCCGCGAAGGACGCGCAGGCCAACCTGCTCATCCACCCGGTGGTGGGCATGACCAAGGCCGGCGACATCGACCACTTCACCCGCGTGCGCTGCTACGAGGCCGTGCTGGACAAGTACCCGGCCGCCACCACGCACATGTCGCTGCTGAACCTCGCCATGCGCATGGCCGGCCCGCGCGAGGCCGTGTGGCACGGCCTGATCCGCCGCAACCACGGCTGCACGCACATCATCGTCGGCCGCGACCATGCCGGCCCGGGCAAGAACTCCGCCGGTGAGGACTTCTACGGTCCCTACGAGGCGCAGGAGCTGTTCCGCGCCCACCAGTCCGAGATCGGCTGCGAGATGGTCGACTTCAAGCAGATGGTCTACGTGCAGGAGCGCGCCCAGTACGAGCCGGCCGACGAGATCGAGGAGGGTGTCACCGTCCTCAACATCTCCGGCACCGAGCTGCGCCGCCGCCTGGTGGAAGGTCTCGAGATCCCCGAGTGGTTCTCCTTCCCCGAGGTGGTGACCGAGCTGCGCAAGACCAAGCCGCCGCGGGCCCAGCAGGGCTTCACGGTGTTCCTGACCGGCCTCTCCGGCTCGGGCAAGTCCACCATCGCGAACGCGCTCATGGTCAAGCTGATGGAAATGGGCGGCCGCCCGGTGACGCTGCTCGACGGCGACGTGGTGCGCAAGCACCTGTCCTCGGAGCTCGGCTTCTCCAAGGAGCACCGCGACATCAACATCAAGCGGATCGGCTACGTGGCCTCCGAGATCACCAAGAACGGCGGCATCGCGATCTGTGCGCCGATCGCGCCCTACACCGCGACCCGCCGTGCCGTGCGCGAGATGATCGAGGCCTACGGCGCCTTCGTCGAGACCTATGTCGCGACCACCCTGGAAGAGTGCGAGAAGCGTGACCGCAAGGGCCTCTACAAGCTCGCCCGCGAAGGCAAGATCAAGGAGTTCACCGGCATCTCGGACCCCTACGAGGAGCCCCAGAAGCCGGAGCTGCGCATCGACACCCAGGGCACGGACGTGGACTTCTGCGCCCAGCAGGTGATCCTGAAGCTCGAGCAGATGGGCCTGATCGGCTCCGAGCGCTGA
- a CDS encoding glycosyltransferase family protein — protein MDGSSALANGRAPAARRVLLYSHDTFGLGHLRRSRTIAQALVADDPDLSALIVTGSPIAGRFDFADRVDHVRLPGVVKLADGEYASHNLGIPLQETVRLRSEIISATDHAFHPDLLIVDKEAWGFRNELGPTLEAARARGARIVLGIRDVLDEPEALRAEWQRKGHMEAIRRYYDEIWIYGLPEICRPLEGLGLPARWEEEDRLVYTGYLRREPPDWPEIGTRPSDKPYILVTTGGGGDGTYLVDWVLKAYEQDAGLDIPAVLVYGPFMAPDSRSAFDRRAAKLGNRIRVLSFDSRLERWLAEAHGVVAMGGYNTFCEILTLDKPAVIMPRVNPREEQLIRATAAEKLGLVRMLYGPRDGEGPEVMAAAIRGLRDQSPPAARALPGMLDGLDIVTRRVRLHHDQPLESNTP, from the coding sequence ATGGATGGATCGTCCGCACTGGCAAACGGTCGCGCGCCCGCCGCTCGACGCGTGTTGCTCTACAGCCATGACACGTTCGGGCTCGGCCATCTGCGCCGGTCGCGGACGATTGCACAGGCCCTGGTCGCCGATGACCCGGACCTGTCGGCGCTCATCGTCACCGGCTCGCCCATCGCCGGGCGGTTCGACTTCGCGGACCGGGTGGACCATGTCCGCCTGCCCGGCGTGGTGAAGCTGGCCGATGGCGAGTACGCCTCGCACAACCTGGGCATTCCGCTGCAGGAAACGGTGCGGCTGCGCTCCGAGATCATCTCGGCGACCGACCACGCCTTCCACCCGGACCTGCTGATCGTGGACAAGGAGGCCTGGGGCTTCCGCAACGAGCTAGGCCCCACGCTGGAAGCCGCGCGCGCGCGCGGCGCACGCATCGTGCTCGGCATCCGCGACGTGCTCGACGAGCCCGAGGCCCTGCGCGCCGAATGGCAGCGCAAGGGGCACATGGAGGCGATCCGGCGCTACTACGACGAGATCTGGATCTACGGCCTGCCGGAGATCTGCCGCCCGCTGGAGGGGCTCGGCCTGCCCGCACGCTGGGAGGAGGAGGACCGCCTCGTCTACACCGGCTACCTGCGGCGCGAGCCGCCGGACTGGCCGGAGATCGGCACCCGCCCGTCCGACAAGCCCTACATCCTGGTGACCACCGGCGGCGGCGGCGACGGCACCTACCTGGTGGACTGGGTGCTGAAGGCCTATGAGCAGGACGCCGGGCTCGATATCCCCGCCGTGCTGGTCTACGGCCCGTTCATGGCGCCCGACAGCCGCAGCGCCTTCGACCGCCGCGCCGCGAAACTGGGCAACCGCATCCGCGTGCTCTCCTTCGACAGCCGGCTGGAACGCTGGCTCGCGGAGGCGCATGGCGTGGTGGCCATGGGCGGCTACAACACGTTCTGCGAGATCCTGACCCTCGACAAGCCGGCGGTGATCATGCCCCGGGTGAACCCGCGCGAGGAGCAGCTGATCCGCGCCACCGCCGCCGAGAAGCTGGGCCTGGTGCGCATGCTCTACGGCCCGCGGGACGGCGAGGGGCCCGAGGTGATGGCCGCCGCCATCCGCGGATTGCGCGACCAGTCCCC